A single region of the Gracilibacillus caseinilyticus genome encodes:
- a CDS encoding carbohydrate ABC transporter permease, which translates to MSDSNLQGADVLKEVSSQKRKSKLLERNRDPWRRVKVSIGVIVAILFIFPIIWMLFVSIKPNGFSTTNPIEWFTPPFTLANYIDIFMNSLILRWLFNSLIVALITTVLTLIITSLAAFAISQMKFRYKNFIFVFFLLGLMIPGEATIIPLYEIVKSFNMIDSYAGLILPMIASPLGVIILKSFFDGVPKEVIESAIMDGCSYFKLFYKIVLPLAKPAMAAIAIFTFIGSWNNFLWPYLSILSENLYTLPVGLPVFNSTYSQAYVQPMTANAIASIPVIIAFFMFEKQIVKGISFTGIKG; encoded by the coding sequence ATGAGCGATTCAAATTTACAAGGCGCGGATGTTTTGAAAGAGGTATCTTCGCAAAAAAGAAAATCGAAACTTTTAGAACGGAATCGTGACCCTTGGAGAAGGGTAAAGGTATCGATTGGTGTGATCGTCGCAATCCTTTTTATTTTCCCGATTATTTGGATGCTGTTTGTTTCGATTAAACCAAATGGCTTTTCGACAACAAATCCAATTGAATGGTTCACACCACCATTTACACTAGCGAATTATATCGACATTTTTATGAATAGTCTGATCTTACGCTGGTTGTTTAATAGTTTAATAGTAGCTTTGATTACAACTGTTCTAACACTAATTATCACATCATTAGCTGCTTTTGCTATTTCACAGATGAAGTTTCGCTATAAAAACTTTATATTTGTGTTCTTTTTATTAGGATTAATGATTCCCGGTGAAGCAACCATTATTCCTCTATATGAAATTGTCAAAAGTTTTAATATGATCGACAGCTATGCTGGATTAATTCTGCCGATGATTGCTTCTCCGCTGGGGGTTATTATTCTGAAAAGCTTCTTTGATGGGGTGCCAAAAGAAGTGATCGAGAGCGCGATTATGGATGGGTGTTCCTACTTTAAGCTTTTTTATAAGATTGTATTACCATTGGCGAAGCCTGCCATGGCAGCAATTGCGATATTTACGTTTATTGGTTCGTGGAATAACTTCTTGTGGCCATACTTATCCATTTTGTCAGAAAATTTATATACGTTACCAGTAGGATTGCCAGTATTTAATTCAACTTATTCGCAAGCATATGTACAACCGATGACAGCGAATGCAATTGCTTCGATACCGGTTATTATTGCCTTTTTTATGTTTGAAAAACAAATTGTCAAAGGCATTAGTTTCACCGGGATAAAAGGATAA
- a CDS encoding carbohydrate ABC transporter permease, with the protein MNKKLWAHDFKAIPFLLPFFVAYVIFTILPIFKGLEMSLYDWTLVRKLDFVGLANYKEMFIDPHFWRTLWNTTLFVILTTPTMVLLALGLALLANMNTKLQTFFRGSFFLPSILSVAVISFLAIFMLQPYSGLINTVLHTIGIEAEPFWMADKTLAWVSIVVVTLWWTVGFNMVLFLAGLQDIPESLYEASEIDGATRWKQFRHITLPQLMPIGRVVLLLQILGSYKVFAQILLITGGGPGGATRPLIQYIYEVGFTQNNLGYAATMSYALFFILLILSIIQLRNQRMGES; encoded by the coding sequence ATGAATAAAAAGTTATGGGCGCATGATTTTAAAGCGATTCCCTTTCTTTTGCCATTCTTTGTTGCGTATGTCATTTTCACGATTTTACCAATCTTTAAAGGCTTGGAAATGAGCCTGTATGATTGGACGTTAGTGCGAAAATTAGATTTTGTCGGATTAGCTAACTATAAGGAAATGTTCATCGATCCACATTTTTGGCGGACACTTTGGAATACGACGTTATTCGTTATTCTAACAACACCAACTATGGTATTACTCGCTTTAGGTCTAGCTTTATTAGCTAATATGAACACAAAATTGCAAACATTCTTTCGAGGCTCATTCTTTTTACCAAGCATCCTGTCTGTAGCAGTTATCTCTTTTTTGGCTATATTTATGCTTCAGCCATACAGTGGTTTGATAAATACGGTTCTTCACACGATAGGGATAGAAGCGGAGCCTTTTTGGATGGCGGATAAGACGCTTGCATGGGTAAGTATTGTCGTGGTTACGCTTTGGTGGACAGTCGGTTTTAATATGGTGTTATTTCTTGCTGGTTTGCAAGACATACCTGAATCATTATATGAGGCTAGTGAAATTGATGGAGCAACTCGGTGGAAGCAATTTCGGCATATTACGTTACCTCAGCTTATGCCAATCGGAAGAGTTGTATTATTACTGCAAATACTAGGCTCTTACAAGGTGTTCGCACAAATTTTATTAATTACCGGTGGGGGACCAGGTGGTGCTACAAGGCCGCTTATACAGTATATTTACGAAGTCGGTTTTACCCAGAATAATTTAGGCTATGCGGCAACGATGTCGTATGCGTTATTCTTCATTTTACTAATACTTTCTATCATTCAGCTTCGGAATCAAAGAATGGGGGAGAGCTAA